The following is a genomic window from Pseudopipra pipra isolate bDixPip1 chromosome 2, bDixPip1.hap1, whole genome shotgun sequence.
GCTTGACCCTTATTATATTTATTCTCGGTTAGCAAGCCGTTACTTGGCAAGGTAGGTTAATCTTGCAATATGTTTGTGTGAATAACTGtacttccttttgctttccaCAGACCGGCATTCAGAATGGCAGGCTTGTCCACTTTAATCCTCCTTTTGTGTGCTGCTAAAGATGTGATGCCCTCCAGTTCTCACTGGAAGCCAACTTGGCCGTCTTACAGAGTTCCTGTTATCCTGCCGCAGTCTACCCTGAACTTGGACAAACCACAATTTGATGCTGAAGCCAGATTGGAAGTGGTATCTCCCTGTGGCCCAGCATGCCACAAAAGTTCTCCGCTGCCAACTTATGAAGAAGTGAAGCACTACCTGTCCTACGAAACCTTGTATGCTAATGGTAGCCTCACTGAAACTGAAGTGGGCATATATATTCTGAGCAACAGCGCTGATGGATCTCAAGGCAAATCTCGAACTAAGAGGCAGATCTATGGCTATGACAGCAGGTTTAGCATTTTTGGGAAGGACTTCTTGTTGAATTACCCATTCTCCACATCGGTGAAGCTGTCTACAGGTTGCACGGGGACTCTGGTGGCCGAAAAGCATGTTCTTACTGCTGCTCATTGTATCCATGATGGCAAGAGTTATGTCAAAGGCGCTCAGAAACTGCGGGTGGGGTTCCTAAAGCCCAAACATAAAGATGGCAGCAAAGGGGCCAATATCACCAACTCAGCAATGCCTGAGAAAATGAAATTCCAGTGGATTCGCGTGAAACGGACGCATGTCCCCAAAGGATGGATCAAAGGCAATGCCAATGACATTGGCATGGATTATGACTATGCCCTGCTGGAGCTGAAGAAGCCGCATAAAAGAAAGTTTATGAAGATAGGTGTGAGCCCACCAGCCAGACACTTGCCTGGAGGGAGGATTCACTTCTCTGGCTATGACAATGATCGTCCAGGAAACCTGGTTTACCGTTTCTGTGATGTCAAAGATGAAACATACGACCTGTTGTACCAGCAGTGCGATGCCCAGCCGGGTGCAAGTGGATCTGGGGTGTATGTGAGGATGTGGAAGAGGCAGAATCACAAGTGGGAGCGTAAAATTATTGGTATATTTTCAGGCCATCAGTGGGTGGACATGAATGGCACCCCACAGGATTTCAATGTAGCTGTTCGCATCACACCCCTCAAATACGCACAGATCTGTTACTGGATCAAAGGCAACTACCTTGACTGCAGGGAAGGATAAAGACAATGAAACTCCTTGAAAGCACTTAATGACTGGTTTTAATTACTCATCTGAGGAAAGATTAGACTTGAGCTGCAAATGTGTGTGATGTGATCATGTAACATTGGGAGGTGATATGTAGCTTTTCAAGCCAGCCACCTTGTTCTTAGGACAGGGACTGTGTGGTGCTATCATTACAGCTTGAAACTGGGGAGAAAAGACGTCTGCTgggtggggaaggagcaggTGGACTTGCTGAATTTGCAACTGAGCAACTGAAGATTAATTAGAGGCGGATCAGTAAACAGTATGAAAACAGAACCGTCTCCAAAGAATCTTGTAAAAGGGACACTGTTGACTATCTCATGCCTacaatgtttgttttaataaatcCTAGGATTAGTAGAAATGCTTTGATCtgaacttttaaaagaaaatatttctatgcTGTTGGGGGCTGAAGAGGGGCATTTAATGGTGTTTCCAACCCAAACATTAAAGCTTTGTGTTCCTGCATGAGAAAAGGGAGTGTGAAAAGGGCAAAGCATGCGCCGTGGGAGATGAATGCCACACAAATAGCGTGAAGGGTAAATAACCACATAACACTTCTAACTTCCTTTTGGCCTGAGTGGTTTGAGACTTTATTAGTAACATTGTTAAGAAAAATGGTTTTTGAGCAAACAGACCTTGATGTTGCAAGGATTTGACTGTGAAGATGATGTTGGTCATATGAACAGTGCCATTGCATCCTGCTTTGGGAAACACAAATTGCACATGGGATTAAATCTACAGGAGCTGGGGCATAGCCTTCCACCTAGCAGGATCCCTATGAATATACTATTATTATAGAAGTGTGTGGGGACAGAGGCTTTTCTGTTTATGACCTACTTAGATCCTTA
Proteins encoded in this region:
- the PRSS23 gene encoding serine protease 23 produces the protein MAGLSTLILLLCAAKDVMPSSSHWKPTWPSYRVPVILPQSTLNLDKPQFDAEARLEVVSPCGPACHKSSPLPTYEEVKHYLSYETLYANGSLTETEVGIYILSNSADGSQGKSRTKRQIYGYDSRFSIFGKDFLLNYPFSTSVKLSTGCTGTLVAEKHVLTAAHCIHDGKSYVKGAQKLRVGFLKPKHKDGSKGANITNSAMPEKMKFQWIRVKRTHVPKGWIKGNANDIGMDYDYALLELKKPHKRKFMKIGVSPPARHLPGGRIHFSGYDNDRPGNLVYRFCDVKDETYDLLYQQCDAQPGASGSGVYVRMWKRQNHKWERKIIGIFSGHQWVDMNGTPQDFNVAVRITPLKYAQICYWIKGNYLDCREG